TCCTACAGTCGCTTCGAGCGCCTGTACGGAGACGGTGCGCACTCTGAGCAGGTAGCGCGACTGCTCACCATTCAGTTGTACGAAGAGCGCCTCCGCACGAATACGAGTGACTTTGACGCCTATCTGACGCTGTACTCGCTCTACCGCGACCAAGAGCGTGAGAGTCGACTGCGCGCAAGCGGCTCAAGCAACAAAATGCCGGAACCGGTGGTTGGCGGAAAcgctgcaccggcgtcggcagcacTTGCCACCTCTAcggccgctggcgcctcTCCGTCGCGGCAGGTGCTTGAGCGGGCGCTGCAGATCCCTGCCCGCGACCCTTATGGCGCCCAGCAGCGTGCTGTGCTGATCATGGAGTACGCACGCGCCTGTGAGGCTGACGGCGAGCTGGATGCGGCAAGGCGTACCCTCGCGCAGGAAATCAAGAACTTTCCTTTTGACGTGGCCCTGTGCCCGCGGCTGtgggtggaggcggcggcgatggaaGAGCGCCATGGCGCCACCGCACAGGCGCGCCGGCTTCTCCGCGCCGGGTCGCAGGTCACGAAGGATGCGTGCCTCTTTGAAGAGGCAATCCAGTTTGAGGAGCGACAGCGGGACAGTGTAATGGAGGCAAtgcacgccgcagcgcacgagaccacgccgccgtcggcgcggGAGGTGGAGGAAGCATGCGCGCCGTacgtggcggagctgcgcgcagATTACCAGAATGCCATCCAGGCCTTCCCGTTCGACGTGCAGTGGTGGCTCCGATACGcgaagctggaggagcagcagcatgagATCCTccgtgccgacgcgctgtACGGCGCCTGCATCCGCACCTTCAATGATGAGGCTGAACGGGTTCGGTCCTTTGCGCAGCGCTACGACCTTCTTAGCCATGTGGACGCTGCATGGGCACACCGGATTCATCTTCATacgcggcgtgcgcgtgccctGCAGCGACAGGCGTCGCGGCGCAAGGGGAatgccgctggcgcagagACGGCTcgggcggaggtggcggcgctgcaagaGGAGCTGTTGCACTTGTATCCGACTTTTCTGCAGGACGTCTGGAACGCATACCGGCACGAGGCGGTGGCATGGTTTTCGCGGTACTTCGAGGCAGGTGAAGGCAGCGGTTCTGGTGTGCTCGCTGGTGCCGCGCCAAAGACGTTGCCCGCATCCCTCACTCCTGCTACGGCGCGCTGGTCGGAGGctgtggaggcggtggcggggtaTATGGAGCGAATGAGTGCTATTAAGGCAGGCCAGGGTGCATCAACGGGTGCCACAGCGGCTCTCCGTGCGATCCTCAAGTCAATGGTTGAGGCGGAGCGTCATGCTATTCGCCGATCTCTCGGCTGGACAGAGCAGACAACGCAGTTCGACGCCGTGCAGAGGGCACGCGAATggggcgagctgctgctgtcgccgctaCTCGAGGAGTGGAGCAAGTTCGAGCTCACCCATGGCGGGTCACTGGAGGCTGTTGCGGCGGCCATGGAGAAACCGGTGAAGCGCCGCACACGACTCTTCAAAGCACGGTCGTAGCCAAGCTTcagggcgagagagagagagagatggcggggaggggatgggCTGTTGCAGGCTCATTAATGCCACAGCTGACTCTTAAGAGTTGCGTCTGCGTCGACTGCTGAGCGTGTTggcttgtgcgcgtgtaggTGTGCCGTGTTGCTTGGTGAATCGGTTCGCAGCAAGTAGGCCCGCGTCGTCGTGTAGCTGCACCACCATCATGCGTGCTGGTGAGTAGGTCAGAGGTTTCTTAAATGTCGAAACGGAGACACGCAAAAAAAGAAGTCTGACATCGCTTCGTCGTGCTGTTTTCGGTCGGGTGTTAATCGACAGCCACCATCGCTGCACCCATGGTTCCTCGACACTTGTCGGTGGGTGGCCATGTGAAGGGGCCCCTCTTCGCTTCACTGGCTCTTGTGTGGGCTCGTTTGGCAACAGCCCACCTTCGCGTGGCAGGAGGCTGGTTGCTTCTTTCATGGAGGTAAACGTCTCTGCGTCGGGACCACCGTCGTCAGCGGACGAGAGATAAGGAAGCGGACGCAGGCGCCTGGGCCTATGTGGGCCCACTGCTTTACCTTTACTGgttcttcctctcttccctcactgtcttgtgtgtgtgcgtgtgtttgtgggtGCGTATACGTCCCTCTCCATTTCACTCCCGCGAACGCCAGGTGCGCCAGTCTACTGGTTCGCGCTCATTCCTCTCTTCGCTGTAGCGTGCAGAGTGTGTGCCGGAGCGGGGGCTGGACAGAGGTGCTGGCGGGGTACTTCTTTGCGCGGTGCTTTCCAGCTCGTTTGTCCAGTCAGGAGCgcctgcatgcgtgcgcttgTGCGGTGCCGCTTCTAGtcctgcctccctctcttgttcTCTCAGTGTACGCACCTTCGCACGCGCGACCACAAGGGCGATcccccttttgtttttgctttctctctgccgCACCTTGTGCTCTCTCCTCGGCAAGTACTGCACTGTACCCTTGTAGAGCTCTTCCCCGTCGTTCTTTTGTGTTGTATTCCTCCTTTTATGTTGGTGTCTTTGCTGTATCATCACCGTCTCCACAcccccatctctctctctctctccccccttctgtgtgtatgtgtgaaAGCCTTCTGCTTTTGAtgtcccttttttttccgcgtgtgtgtcctcgTTTCATGTTTTGCTTTGTTGCCCACCACCTCTCTGTACCActtgcccccctccccattcCTGTCTTTTAAGTTAGCTAGAACACCGTGTCTCGTTAgcgtcctcgctgccgcgcatCAACGCGAAGCCTCCTTCTTCGAGAAGCGCCTCCGACGTATCTGCATTTGCCTTCCTCTGTTTCCCTCCAGCCTATCCACACCTGTGAAAAGAGATGGAGCGGACGGTGAGTGAGCTGGTGTCGCAGCACGGCCCCACACCGCACATGGGCCTGCTGCGATGCCAGATGGAGCGTCGTGGCCGGCATAGCCTCAAAGGCTACAAGAAGCGCTTCTGGGTTGTGGATGAGCGCAACGGCTGGCTAGAGGTGTACAAGAATGATCAGGAACACGTGCCCATAGAGATTTTTCGTGCCGCTGACATCCGTAACGTCATGTACTCCGATGATAAGCAGAACCGCTTCTTCATGATGTTGGTGCAGACACGCGGGCCGCGCGATATCAAGTTTCGTATGGGCAGCTTTGAGGAGCGTGAGTCGTGGTCCAAGGCGATTACGCACATAATGGATGTCTACTCTGCCATCAACAAGCACAAGAATGTACTGGGTatggtgctgcggcgtgcCAAAACCGTGTCGGAGGCCCTCGGAGTCAACATCTCGATTGACAGCGGACGCCTGCTCGCTGAGGTACCGGAAGACTTGCTGCAGTACGTTGCCGAGGCTGTCGACATTGCCTTGGTGAGCGTCACGGCGATTGTGCGCTCCTTCAAGGAGGAAGGAGCGGACATGCCGCGCAGCTACATCCTCTACGTGCACGCTATCACGGAAGATCAGTCACCGCACCAGCGCAAGGAGACCAAGTACAGCCCAGAAGGGCGGACCATGACCATGAACGTGTGTCTTCTCCGAGTTAAGTCCGTGCGGGTCAGCTTTGTTGTGACGCAGCCAGAGGAGGTGTTTCGGCTAGTGCAATCAAGCGTCTTCCGCAATCCTGTAATTGAGGGCTGGATCGAGAGTGAGCCTAACTGCGCGCGGGCCTGTGCTGCCATTCAGGACTACCTCGAGCTGCCGGCGGAGCGGAGCAGCTGGATCACGTTTCAGTGGGGTCAGCACGTGAGCGACAGCGCCAAGGTAGAGGCCTTTCTGCAGAGATTCGTGACGGCGACCTTCTTCGAGCGCGCTCTGCAGAGCGTCAGGGAtgccgtggtgcgcgtgGAGCGACTGATCGCGGACACGAATGCACAGACGACGGCCAAGAGCTTTACGGGGGGCTCCCTCGTTGCTCCagcgcgcgacggcggctgctcATCGCCGTTCAGCGAGCGACGTCAGATGACAACTCTTGGCGTAACCGTTCAGCCGGACAGCATCGTTTTCAGCAACAACAGCCTTGCAGCAACGAGTACGACTGGCGGCttcggcggtgcggcaggcggcggctTCCATACTCACCAACCCGCGAACCCCCCTTTGGCAAATAACGCTGTGGGTGGCGGCTCCGACGCCGCGCTTGCCATTCGGCTTATCCGTGAGAATGTGGCGGGGTTGTGCATCCAGCTGGATAAACGCGTCGTCGAGAAGGGgaccgcgccgccgccgattGTCACGTTGCACGCATCCGAGTACGAGCAGCATTGCCGGCCCGCGTTTTTGCTCGTGGCTAAGTGCCACCGCGTCTTGCCTCGCAAGCATCACGTGACGAACGATGTGCTCAGTGAGGAGCTCTACGAGGTGGCCTACAACGCCTTCCTGCAGCAACAACTCAGCCTGCTGCGAACCGAGCTGAACGGTATCTTTCACAAACAGGTGAAAGTGGTCATCATGTGGGATCTCTTCtttcgcgctgctgcaggcctGAAGACGCCGGTTAGTGCGGAGGAGTTGCCGCACCTTTTGCGGTACGTGAAAGATGTTTGCCTGTCGAGGCTACATCACGTTGCTCAGGTGCTGCGTCATACTCGCTCCGACGTCCCCGGGCACGTTGAGGACCACAGCTACCTGTACAACGctttctgcagctgcgtcggGACGGTTGTGGTCAACTTCTTGCCGTATACGgtgagcagcgacgcgaaCGTCTTTGAGCCAAACGTGCAGGCTGGTGTACTAACCGACACGCTTTACTGCGCCAAGGAGGAGTCGATGCCGAGCTTGATGGCGGCTCTCGGCCACGCCCACCGGGGAAGCGCTGGCAAGACGACGCGGGTCTCGCTGATGGGAACAGGCTTTCATGGCGTTCTTCTGTACGCGGCGGAGGCAAAGCTGGGGGCGTGGTGCGAGAGCTACTTCTCCGACCCCGAGAACGCGACTCCAGACCCGCGACGCCAGCTTGTGGAGGACGAGTTCGACAGCGACACAGATGACACGTCCGTCGGGATGCTGCAGGACCCCGACTTTGGCGAAGCGGTCGCCTACGAGCGGAGCGCTGAGATTCGGCCGTTGACGATGCAGCGAGTCGTGAACGCAATCTACGActcgcagcgccacgcgccGGTGGATCTAAAGATCGGCTCCGAAGACATCATGCGCGCCATCCACGCCTTCGTTTCAGCCTTTGGCGATGACAAGCGGCCCAGCAAGCATGATGTGGCGCGCGTCCTCATCATCAATCTTCAGCGTCTGCGCCAAATGTACGTGCGCGCCGTGGACGACGAgacgacgtcgctgctgacgtTTGAGCaagcgcgccagctcctgcgcGACTTCTGCGAGTACGAAACAAATGAGCAGTACATTGatgtggcgctgcgcgaggtgccGAGGCTGGGGACGGAGCCAGCGTCACcgcaggaggagcaggaaAGATCCCACAGAGAGTCGCACGAGCCGGTGAGGacgggggaagaggagatggATGTGGACGCGAGTGACAGCGGCCGCCTTCTAGAGGGGAATAATGTATACCCGTGcagcccccgcccccgcgccATGAACGAGGCCAGCTTGAGTGTCGTGAGTAATGGCACCACGAACATCGCCgaggcgacgaggcgcggcaACAGGCGCTGGTCTttgtcgcggcggcggctacgGAGCAACAGCAAGCGCGCCAGCACCATCTCTGCTTCTCGCACCGCGAAAAGCCCATCAGCCCGGCCAGCTTTGGTGACACCAGGCGCAATGCCCAACCGCAGCGAGACGCATATCCATGTTCTCTCCATAACGTCCGATGCCTTCGACTTCGCCTCTGTCACGGACGTCGCGCTGacggtgttgctgccgcgcgaggCCCGCCTGGCTCGTCTCGCGTGGCGTGTCGGGTTTGTCTTCGGCCTTGAGAACACCGGCAAGTCGCTTATCATCAACTCCATGCGCGGCATCGCAAGACCGACGGTAGCGACGGTGGGCCTCTCCCAGCAAGTCGTCGCCTTTGATGAGTGGGTCTGGGCTCTGAATGAGCTTGGCGGTCGAGAGAGCTTTCGCAAGAACTGGCGCTACTACGCACTACGAATCGACACCGTTCACTTTCTCATGTTCGTTCTGGACGTTCTCAACGGGCAAGCGCTGGACGAAGCGCGGCAGTACCTGAAGGAGGTCACCAGCCACTATCACGAAGTTCCGCTGCTCGTCGTCTTCAACAATTTCCGTGAGGGGCACCGACGCTTTGACATTAGCGAGTTCGAGGCCCTCATCCATCTCGATAAGCTGCGGCGGAGGCACGGCGCCGACGTGCTCTCCTGCGTCTGCGACATATCAGTGGTGCACTCAAAGAACCGACAGCTCCCGCGAACTTTGAGCTCTACGCTACGCACACTCTCGAGCCTGCTCAAAGCCCGCTCCAAGAGCGAGAATGGCGGAGACGGGGGAGCTCCGCCGGTTCCGAAGGCAACCACTTCCTTTTCCGCGAGCGTGGTAGGGggcgcggctggcgctgcggcagcgggtgCTGGTGTAGTGCATTCGTAGAAAACGCCGACTGCAGTTGACAAGTAATGCTGCTCTTGGGGCCACGGTGAACCCCCTGCTACAGCGTGGCCGCGGCGACATCCGCGTCCAACCGCCTCACCaagcacacactcacacacacacacacacacacacacacacacacacacacgcacacacacacacacacgcacacacgaccGCAGTATCTGCCTTCCTAAAGGTCAGCGAGCACAAGGATCTTCGTATGAGGAGCTTTCCATCCCTCATATCCTGCTGCTTCTTGTTTCGTTTCCCTTAATCAACATGTATGGCCTCCTTTGCCCCTGACTCCGACTCTCTCATATGTGCAGTTCAAGTCGGTTGCGTGTACGGGGTCGACACAGTAGAAGGTGAGGACCTCGAGTGGACTTTTCTCACCAAATCGCTCCCCCTTTTTGCCCACTATTGTTTCGTTTCCCGTCTCAAACGACGCGAACCCGTCTCCAGCACGATCTTGcgtcctctctcgctcgctcagTGTGTTTGTGCAGACACTCACGCACGGAGCCACTGGTGCGCTCTTTGCAGTCCACATTTGCCAAACAGCAGTGAAATAACGAGAAGAAGCCCTTTTTGGAACAGAACCACAGTTGCCCTCATCATACAGAGTCAAGCGCTCTTCGGCAGAGTGGGCGTGCTTCATACGCGACAGAGCGTCGGCAAACATTACGCCATGCACACAatgatgcgcgtgcgtccaGGCTGGCATATACCTTCGTGGTGCCTCTTTCTGTTGCCGTGCCAGCCGTCGAATGACATTCTGCTGAGATGCCCGTCTCTTCTGCTCTGTGCGCATAACCCGGTGCCCCCCTCACTCGACACCTTCTCCTCGGAATTCACTGTGTCTACTCATCCTGCTGCCCCATCTTCTCTGCTTCTTTGCACCAAGCGCAGACAGGCCTGTGATGAGCCGCACATGCTCTGTGTCTCCTCCGCCCGCACGCCCATTCGTAGTTGctttctcccttcctccttcacCAGTGTGCAGATTGGCTTGTACCTGGTTGTCTGCTCACCGcgctgcttttttttttcctaTCCTCCATCtgcaacacacacatgcgcacacaacTACATGCACTCCATGCTTCCATGTGCGTAACTTGCGCTTGTGCGGTTATATTGCTGTGAGCAAACCACCTTCTTCGTTGCTTCTCGCAACAGAGTATTTTTCTCGCTTCGCGCACTGGTTGCCCTCCTTGTGTTAATCACATCTCTCTCACTACTTGTCGTCCGTGGTGCTCGACTTGCCCCGCTCACTTCCCCCATTTCCCCCCTCGCCTCATCTCTCGCCAGCTTTCCACGGCGCTGAACTCGGCGCGCGCACTAtcttggggggggggtacgcttcttcttcctctgccgGCGCCAGTGCCTCTCTAACGTACCGCACGCCGTGCTGTGTTGCGTCGTCTATCTGCAACCTGAGCCTAATGCTCGCCAAGCATAGAAAAGGCACTCCTGCACACTCTCTTACGTTCTTCGCTGCTCGTTtctgttttccttttcgctAGGTATACCTACATCGGATCATTGAATTCTAGCGAGACTGCGCCACTTCATTCTCGTTTCTCTTGGTTCACCCTGTCGCTTTCGCTCCGGCTCTCTAGTGGCGTGTCCGTGCTTTCGCCCCCCTctgcctccaccgccactgccaccatCTCCTCCGTCCCCTGTGCATCCCTCTTGTTCTCGCTGAACGAGGGGGCActtgtgcttgtgcgtgtgtgtgtgcgcgcgcgcctgtggGAAAATATTCTTGCGGTTGATTTCTCTTCTTTCCCCTCATTTTCACGCCATTATCGTGGACGCGATGACGTGACTACCCGCACATGTCTTTTGCGCTGCACAGGCCACCCCTCGTTGGGTGTCGATGggtgcctcctcccccaaCTTTGTGTTCCCTTCGGAGCGGCACGCTATGAGTGCTCTGTGCACAGACACGTGTTTTTTCCCGGGCTCCTTCCGCTTGGCACACCCAGTCCTTTCAGAGGCGTGCGGATTCATTAGAAGGCGGAGTGCTCCTGCCGTCACACACTCATGGCAGCATCTCCCACCTGTCGAGGCACATGCGGGCAAGCCATCCAGGcacgctccccccccccggcgACAGGGACGAGACTGGAAGATGAAGACGGCGAGCCCATCCCCCCAGACAACAGCGCCGTCTCGACGCAGGCCCCAGGGTCGGAAAATGCGAgcactgtgcgcacgcgctgccaaGCACAGCTGGTATGGTGCATCGCACGCAAACAAGGCATGCAGAAGTgagaagggaaagagcgCGAAGCGTAAAGGTCGCGAAGGGATGCATACGAATCGATCCCGCACAGCGCGTGCATGCGAAGTATGCGGTGTCGCCTACATCCCGACCGGATGTGCTGATGAGGCACAGATGCCGGAAGCATGACGAGAACACCCCGAATCTAATTATCGAGTCCTCCAGACCTCAATGTGGGGCGTCACCACACCGTGGTATGGAATGGCGCGGCTTGAGGCGACCGAGGGCGGAACATGGCACGCAGGCAGGGGGGTGCAGGGTCTCGGAGGGCTCTGACCTGAGAGGCTGGccgacctcctcctcgagcttATCCGGCATGCGCCTAGGCCACACCCCCTGCTATCCCGCACGACTGACGCCGCTGTgtccgccctcgagcagggtcctgggccgcggcgtgcTTTGGGTCGAGGCGTGCAGTGCAGCCGGGCCCGCGTGGCGCCGGTCTCTCAGCACGCACCCGAAGGAGGGACGAGGGTGGACAAGGAAAGCCGGTTGGTCGCATGGCCCGATTCGACGGCAGGCGGCTTGTGCCAGACACCCAGGATGGAGCCGCAGTGCAAGTGCGGTAGGAGCAGTTTGGGTGtgcatgcacgtgtgtgtggactTGCTCGCGGTGGAGGGACACACTGGAAAAAGGGAACCATCTTCTTCTCATCCGCACTTCTTCTGGCTTTATCATACCGTCCTTAATGTTGTCAACCAACACTCCCACAGTGACAATATTCTGCATCATCCGGCACTCACATACGCACGGTGATGGttgtgggggggagggggtgtcGAATCTTCTCCACTGCCTCGCCTTCATGTATAAACCACGCGGTCTCTAGCTCTTTCGGTGCGCATCTCTTGATAGCCATCTGTTCAGATCCATCGAGTGAGAGCAGGGATCCCTTTTTCGGTTGTCTTTTAGCCCATTCTTCATTTTCAGCGGGTTGGACGAAACACCGCGTGCGAAGGAGCAGGGAGAAACGAGCTGCTGTGTGGCAGGATTCCGTCGGTATTGCGCTGCGACTCTGACCTCTGTCAGCCTTTCATGTAGATCTCCGTTCAGAAGCGgcgaaacacgcacacacggatCTCATCGCGTCGGGTGCTTCAGCCATCGTCCCGTGCCACTTGCGAAGGTTGAGGGAGCAAAcaaagcaaacaaacaaacagcAAGAACGCAAAAAAAAGACTAGGAAAAGGCATTGTAACGTGACATACCGTCTCCCGCTtatttttcgttttgttttcggTGACAAGCGGAGAAACTGACCAGCGTCATGACTGTCAAAGTCGCGTCAGAGGTGTCGCTGCTACCATATGGTGAGCATCAAGGCAGCTTTCGGGGTGTTGTGGCGTGCTCTAACCGCGATGACGGCTACTTCAGCGGCGAGAACAACTACGTGGACACGTCAATCTACACCGGCTTTCGGTACCAATGCGTTGAGTACGCGCGCCGATTTCTGCTGCTGACGACCGGCTGCGTCTTTGCGAACTGCGGCAGAGCCAGCGAGATCTACGCGATGGATCACATCACACACGTGGAGACGGGGGCGCAGTATACTCTCCATCGCCACCACAACGACGGCACAGCAACACAGAAGCCGGCGCCGGGTGACATCATCATCTACCCTTACCACCCAGAACTAACTCCATGGGGTCACGTTGGTGTCATATCCTTCGTTGACGATAACCGCGTCGGCATCGCAGAGCAGAACCACTACTTTGGCCCTTTCACCTCTCCGAGTGAGTCCTATCTCGACGGTGAGCGGTGTGTCGCACGGTACGCCATGCTCACGCTCGATGAGGCGACCAAGACATGGCGCATCGATGAACCGGGCGCGATGCCGAGTGCCGTGGGTTGGCTGTCGTACCCTGATGCACCGACCCGCGAGCAGATTCACGCGCCCTTCACGCCACTTCCCTGCGCGATCAAGGTGCGCTCGACCCCATTCGACCAAGATGACCATCCTTTTCTCACACACTACCACCTGCACAAAATCTTCGACATCCCCAGCGGATGTGTGAGGCACGCGTACGGCATGCGAAACGGAACTGCCGAAACGTTGGTAGGCGCGacaagcgccgccgcacgtgtGCTGCGGTTTACACTTCATCTTCTCTTCcatcgcggccgcctcggccCTGCCTTTCGCGCGTTACCCACGAATCCGCTGAACGCCACACTGCCGGAGGGTGCGGGTGCAAGCACAGAGGCGTGTCGCGAAGTGGACGCACTCTTCAAGGTGCTTGCCGAGGAAGATGTCGTCAATGCCACCGAGACGACCCCCGACAGGCTGCGTCAGGCTGTGGCAACTTACTTTGACATCCCAGTCGAGTGGGTGATGGCCATGGAGCGGGACTTTGCGAAAGGAGAGACACACATGGCAGCGGTCGTCAGCTTCTACCCAAACATCGCGACAGACTCGGCCGCCCTGGAGGCGtttcgcgcagcacgcaagCGTTCAGGGACAtgggcggcgccggccgTTGGGACGGTGCCGCTGACAACAGCCAAAGCCAGTACCCCCGTCGCCGAAGAGCCCCTCACCTTGAGCTACCCAGCTACTGTCGAGGAGTTACCACTCAAGAACCCTCATGATGAGGCGTGGCACCTGGCAACGGTGAATTTcggcaacgcgcgcgtcATGACAGAACTGTCGCAGCTCAATAAGGTGAAGCAGGATCTGACGGAGACGATCGCGCTCATGACACCGTCCATGCGCCCCTTCATTTCCACGCAGTATCGCATGGACTTCGCGGGCTACCTCAAGGTCGTTGAGGCCGTCTACGGCCCTCGCACTGGCTTCACGATTGTCGTGAGCGATGACCAACCGATGGACGGCTTGCTGCGGGAGCTTGTCTCGACCGTGCAGAATTTGTGCGAGCACGTCGAGTACCCGGTCCGCATTGTGAATGAAAAGGACCTGACGTTTGTGAATGGCAAGCTGCACGCCACACCGTCAGCGATCTCTCCAGAGGCGGGCAGCCACATGACCAACATCGCGCCTAGCGGGGCGTACGACGTGAACTTTGTGTACGCGCTGTGCGAATGGCCGCGCATTTTGGCGTGCAGAGAGGCCACCCACGCTGCCTTGTACCGCGCCGCTGTGGACCCAGCGTCGGATGTTGTGTTTGCGAAGCCGCTGTGGTCGTACCTCTGCTCTGGTGCGGTGAACGtcagcgacgacgcagagAGGGCGCACTACAGTCATTCGCCGCGCTCCCCGTCGGTGCGCTTCTTCgatgtgtgccgccgcctgtATCTGCTGGCAtcgccgacgcagcagccAAAAACATGGGATTTGGAAGTATCCGAGTACAAGGATAGCTGCCGCCGCATTCACGTCGACGCTGAGACGGTGCCGATGCACTCTCCAGCCCACCTCAACGCCGACTCCCTCATGATCAATCTAGCGGGGAGCTGCTACATGGGACACGCAGGCGGCACGCTGAGTGTTGAATCGGAGAACACCGGCATTCACGTTGGCCACCCGGCTTTCCTCATGTTCATGTTTCCCGCCGACTAGCGACCCCAGGCGAGTGATCCCCAGACGACGAGGGCAGAGTTGGCCGCGACatgggggggagggacgTGGCCGCAGCGTGgctctgtcgctgctgacACGGTTTGTTGAGTGGCCTAGGCCTGTGAGCCTGCGTTGGCGTTTGGTGTGTTTCTATGCGTGCAGgtgcggagggagggaggaggaggagacacgTGCGCGGGCAGAaggctgcgcgcacgcagacgtgAACAGcgacagagagcgagatcGGATTTCCGTCCTTTACCTACCCTCTCGCCCTCAGCCTCCCTATCAATCTTGGGTGTGCTATGGACGGCTGATGTCTACCTTTCTCTACGCGACACCGTGACCTTTCCCACTGGTGCAACCTACGCCGCTTTGTCTTGTCCACGCGGTAGAGCACCCCCTCTGTGGGGCGAGTGACATGAAGCTGGCGCGTGTGGCCCTGTTGGCGTTCGATGATGTCGGAGAGCCCCCTCAGCGGCTCTCACTCCTGGGCTCGGAAAACGGCTCGGGCGCAAGACCAACGAGATGCATGCAGCCTGTCCTACTGCGGGTGCCACGCGTTCGCGTGCAACAGTACCGTAAGCCACCGCCCATCCCCTCTCCATAGAAGGGTGTGGGTGGGAGTGGGGGTACACCAGTGCTTTTCCGAGCAAAGGAGTGCGCTCATTCACATCATTCCTGACTCTggtctccctctcccgcctcgtTTTCAGCCGCACGCAAACGCCGAGAATGTCTGCGACGGCCGATTCGGCCGCAGCCAGCTCCAGCTTCTACCTCGGCACGAACCCGTCGCCACAAGCGTTCGCCAAGTATGCCAAGAAGCACAACATCTTTCTTCATCCGGATGTAGCGTTCCTGGTCCCGACCAAG
The window above is part of the Leishmania major strain Friedlin complete genome, chromosome 36 genome. Proteins encoded here:
- a CDS encoding trypanothione synthetase-like protein → MTVKVASEVSLLPYGEHQGSFRGVVACSNRDDGYFSGENNYVDTSIYTGFRYQCVEYARRFLLLTTGCVFANCGRASEIYAMDHITHVETGAQYTLHRHHNDGTATQKPAPGDIIIYPYHPELTPWGHVGVISFVDDNRVGIAEQNHYFGPFTSPSESYLDGERCVARYAMLTLDEATKTWRIDEPGAMPSAVGWLSYPDAPTREQIHAPFTPLPCAIKVRSTPFDQDDHPFLTHYHLHKIFDIPSGCVRHAYGMRNGTAETLVGATSAAARVLRFTLHLLFHRGRLGPAFRALPTNPLNATLPEGAGASTEACREVDALFKVLAEEDVVNATETTPDRLRQAVATYFDIPVEWVMAMERDFAKGETHMAAVVSFYPNIATDSAALEAFRAARKRSGTWAAPAVGTVPLTTAKASTPVAEEPLTLSYPATVEELPLKNPHDEAWHLATVNFGNARVMTELSQLNKVKQDLTETIALMTPSMRPFISTQYRMDFAGYLKVVEAVYGPRTGFTIVVSDDQPMDGLLRELVSTVQNLCEHVEYPVRIVNEKDLTFVNGKLHATPSAISPEAGSHMTNIAPSGAYDVNFVYALCEWPRILACREATHAALYRAAVDPASDVVFAKPLWSYLCSGAVNVSDDAERAHYSHSPRSPSVRFFDVCRRLYLLASPTQQPKTWDLEVSEYKDSCRRIHVDAETVPMHSPAHLNADSLMINLAGSCYMGHAGGTLSVESENTGIHVGHPAFLMFMFPAD